From Pyrenophora tritici-repentis strain M4 chromosome 1, whole genome shotgun sequence, the proteins below share one genomic window:
- a CDS encoding PRP38-assoc multi-domain protein, translated as MPLHLLGKKSWNVYNADNIARVKADEAAAAAREQADEQRLQELDAERRAAILRGRTPPPLPEKVPKHEDGSGRVKEKHEGGREKKRRKLAGEDDTDMDIRLARTLTAPRDEDDKDTKNNNIFKLRNTASDAPLQDYAGNINLFPVDMKEAIKRERNAEAEAEKRKKEKALEDQYSMRFSNAAGKAGLDQPWYTAEQKPSQEATQDQDLTVYEGFVNKDVWGNEDPRRKEREQARISSSDPFAFMQKAQAQLKRSKQDKKRWAEERDRELRELRAAQEQEERQSRHHKRKRRDRDDTEDRARHAERPRSRHH; from the exons ATGCCTCT GCATTTACTAGGCAAAAAG TCATGGAACGTCTACAATGCCGACAACATTGCGCGCGTCAAAGCCGACGAGGCCGCCGCCGCTGCCCGCGAACAGGCCGATGAGCAGCGTTTGCAAGAGCTCGACGCCGAGCGACGTGCTGCTATTCTCCGAGGCCGAACACCGCCGCCCTTGCCAGAAAAAGTACCGAAACACGAGGATGGATCGGGGCGGGTGAAGGAAAAACATGAGGGTGGTCGCGAaaagaagagaaggaagCTCGCCGGTGAGGATGATACAGACATGGACATACGGCTGGCCAGAACCCTCACGGCGCCCAGGGACGAGGACGACAAGGACACCAAGAACAACAACATCTTCAAACTCCGGAACACCGCTAGCGACGCCCCTCTCCAAGACTATGCCGGCAACATCAATCTCTTTCCGGTGGATATGAAAGAGGCCATCAAGCGCGAACGGAATGCTGAGGCCGAGGCAGAGAAGCGGAAGAAGGAAAAGGCTCTCGAGGACCAATACAGCATGCGCTTCTCAAACGCAGCAGGAAAGGCGGGGCTAGATCAGCCATGGTACACGGCCGAACAAAAGCCATCGCAGGAAGCTACTCAAGACCAGGACCTGACGGTATATGAAGGCTTCGTAAATAAAGACGTTTGGGGAAATGAGGATCCTCGGCGCAAAGAAAGAGAACAGGCTCGCATATCTTCCAGCGACCCATTTGCCTTTATGCAAAAGGCCCAAGCTCAACTGAAAAGGTCCAAACAAGATAAGAAGCGGTGGGCTGAGGAGCGCGACCGCGAGCTAAGGGAGTTACGAGCTGCGCAAGAGCAGGAAGAGAGGCAGAGCAGGCATCATAAGAGAAAGAGACGTGACCGGGACGATACCGAAGACCGCGCTCGCCATGCTGAACGCCCTCGGTCCAGACAC CACTGA
- a CDS encoding AraJ, Arabinose efflux permease, with protein sequence MSRRKPDIEATEPASSSISSKSDFGTAQHHERRGSHPRQASVAAKLRNPLAGLSEEQVIADVDAWCVEKGLQEHQDAFRKGALIARVGQRDDGFEYVSQLSTEEKDLLRYEVNHRWSQPFMLYFLVVLCAGSAIVQGMDQTAVNGAQEFYFQEFNIGEDQVWLRGLLNGAPYLCSCLIGCWSNAPLNKYFGRRGTIFISCIISFITGIWMAAADSWPNLLVARFMLGFAVGAKSSTTPVYAAESAPKTIRGALTMMWQMWTAFGIMLGFIVSVAFQNVTIIGGQYSPWRWMLASTSIPPMVVCVQVYFCPESPRWYMEKGKFDKAFKALCRLRRHKMQAARDMYYAYKLLEIEAAEREGRNAWKEFFTVRRNRRAAQSAFFVMFMQQFCGVNVIAYYSTAIFREAGFTRSEALLTSMGTGITNFLFAIPAIYTIDTFGRRNLLLTTFPLMGLCLLWCGLSFYLPMDPETNRPSQERLASIAAAIYTFMAVYSPGEGPVPFTYSAEAFPLHLRDVGMSFATATCWGFNFILSLTWPALSAAFTPTGAFCWYAGWNFFGFVYAYFFLPETKALTLEELDTVFDVGNRQFSAYYRKKLPWYMRKHILRQNVEPMEPLFELHEKSTGRDYAKEPFGGGGEAGAVGGTEIVEKSEVNKM encoded by the exons ATGTCTCGCCGCAAGCCAGACATAGAGGCCACAGAGCCTGCATCTTCTTCAATCAGCAGTAAATCCGATTTCGGCACTGCGCAACACCATGAACGCAGGGGTAGTCATCCTCGGCAAGCCTCCGTCGCTGCAAAGCTCCGTAATCCTTTGGCCGGCCTGAGTGAAGAACAAGTCATTGCCGACGTCGACGCTTGGTGTGTAGAAAAGGGTCTACAAGAGCACCAGGACGCCTTTCGGAAAGGTGCACTGATTGCCCGTGTGGGCCAGCGCGACGACGGCTTCGAATATGTCAGTCAACTATCCACGGAAGAGAAGGATCTGCTCAGGTATGAAGTCAACCATCGATGGTCACAGCCCTTCATGTTGTACTTTTTGGTCGTTCTCTGCGCTGGCTCTGCCATTGTGCAAGGCATGGACCAGACGGCAGTAAACGGTGCTCAG GAATTCTATTTCCAAGAATTCAACATTGGAGAAGACCAGGTATGGCTTCGCGGCCTACTCAATGGCGCACCATACCTCTGTTCCTGTCTGATCGGTTGCTGGTCGAATGCACCACTCAACAAGTACTTTGGTCGTCGAGGCACCATCTTCATTTCGTGCATCATCTCATTCATTACTGGAATATGGATGGCAGCCGCGGATAGCT GGCCAAACCTCCTCGTTGCTCGATTCATGCTTGGCTTTGCGGTCGGTGCAAAGTCGTCGACGACACCCGTCTACGCGGCGGAATCTGCACCGAAGACTATTCGTGGAGCCCTGACAATGATGTGGCAGATGTGGACGGCATTTGGCATCATGCTTGGTTTTATCGTGTCAGTCGCTTTTCAGAATGTCACCATTATTGGAGGGCAGTACTCGCCGTGGAGATGGATGTTGGCCAGTACCAGTATCCCTCCGATGGTTGTTTGTGTCCAAGTCTATTTCTGCCCGGAATCGCCCCGCT GGTACATGGAGAAAGGCAAGTTCGACAAAGCCTTCAAAGCTCTTTGCAGACTTCGCAGGCACAAGATGCAAGCTGCACGCGACATGTACTATGCATATAAGCTCCTCGAAATCGAGGCCGCAGAGCGCGAAGGCCGCAACGCTTGGAAGGAATTCTTTACTGTCCGACGTAACCGCCGCGCTGCACAAAGCGCATTCTTTGTGATGTTTATGCAACAGTTCTGTGGGGTCAATGTGATCGCCTACTACAGTACGGCCATTTTCCGAGAAGCTGGCTTCACGCGGTCTGAAGCGTTGCTCACATCCATGGGTACTGGTATTACAAACTTCCTCTTCGCGATCCCCGCCATCTACACGATTGACACCTTCGGCCGTCGTAACCTACTACTTACTACTTTCCCGCTCATGGGCCTTTGTTTGCTTTGGTGTGGGTTGTCCTTTTACCTGCCGATGGACCCAGAGACAAATCGACCAAGTCAGGAACGTCTTGCATCGATTGCCGCAGCTATATACACCT TCATGGCCGTATACTCGCCTGGCGAGGGCCCAGTGCCTTTTACGTACTCCGCCGAAGCATTCCCCCTGCATCTCCGCGACGTGGGTATGTCTTTCGCGACCGCGACTTGCTGGGGCTTCAACTTCATCCTTTCACTCACCTGGCCTGCCCTTAGTGCTGCGTTCACCCCCACTGGTGCTTTCTGCTGGTACGCTGGGTGGAACTTCTTTGGATTCGTCTATGCATACTTTTTCCTGCCCGAAACCAAGGCCCTCACACTAGAAGAACTGGATACTGTGTTTGACGTCGGAAACCGTCAGTTCTCGGCCTACTACAGGAAGAAGTTGCCATGGTATATGCGAAAGCACATTTTACGCCAGAATGTGGAGCCTATGGAGCCGCTTTTCGAACTCCATGAGAAGAGTACAGGTAGGGACTATGCGAAAGAGCCTTTCGGTGGTGGAGGCGAAGCAGGCGCAGTGGGGGGTACCGAGATCGTTGAGAAGAGTGAGGTTAATAAGATGTGA
- a CDS encoding ATM1, ABC-type transport system involved in Fe-S cluster assembly, permease and ATPase component produces MLILPLARVASRPGFRASGLRPHPLHQGIRVFTSSPLHRKDAHGQRPKPGSKPTLEATKAAADAQASKMAKADPLLQEQLLTNKQQRKADWAIMKEMSQYLWPKDNLGTRFRVGLSVGLLIGAKLLNVQVPFYFKSIVDAMNIDFAAVGGTATTVAGSMIIAYGMTRIGATVSQELRNAVFASVAQKAIRKVACSVYEHLLRLDLSFHLSRQTGGLTRAIDRGTKGISFLLTAMVFHIFPTALEISLVCGILTYQYGWQFALITGTTMTAYSVFTIMTTSWRTKFRKQANAADNKAATVAVDSMINYEAVKYFNNEKYEVSRYDNALKDYEKASIKVATSLAFLNSGQNIIFSSALTAMMYLAANGVATGNLTVGDLVMVNQLVFQLSVPLNFLGSMYRELRQSLLDMETLFNLQKVNVAVKDKPNAPPLALKTGEIKFENVTFGYRPDRPILKNLNLTIPAGKKVAIVGPSGCGKSTILRLLFRYYDAQEGRILIDGQDIRNVQLDSLRRAIGVVPQDTPLFNNTIQHNIHYGNLDATQDQVIEAARRARIDESIARFPDGYDTMVGERGMMISGGEKQRLAVARLILKDPPFLFFDEATSALDTHTEQALLSHINSLVKEKKRTSVFVAHRLRTIYDSDIIIVLREGTVAESGTHQNLIDRDGLYSELWSAQETMFVEKEGEDEVMVEKK; encoded by the exons ATGTTAATTCTACCACTTGCCCGCGTCGCCAGCCGGCCGGGCTTTCGCGCATCTGGTTTGCGCCCACATCCACTACACCAAGGCATTCGCGTCTTCACCTCGTCTCCCCTGCATAGAAAAGATGCGCATGGCCAGCGGCCCAAGCCAGGGTCCAAGCCGACCCTCGAGGCCACCAAAGCAGCTGCTGATGCGCAAGCCTCTAAGATGGCAAAGGCGGACCCATTGCTGCAAGAGCAGCTTCTCACCAACAAGCAGCAGCGCAAGGCTGACTGGGCCATTATGAAAGAGATGTCGCAGTACCTATGGCCCAAGGATAATCTGGGCACGCGCTTCAGAGTGGGATTGAGTGTGGGCTTGCTGATAGGCGCAAAGCTTCTCAACGTACAGGTTCCCTTCTACTTCAAGAGCATTGTAGATGCCATGAACATAGACTTTGCCGCTGTTGGGGGCACTGCGACGACAGTAGCGGGCTCTATGATCATCGCTT ACGGTATGACGCGCATTGGCGCAACGGTTTCTCAAGAACTTCGCAATGCCGTCTTTGCGAGCGTCGCCCAAAAGGCTATACGCAAGGTCGCCTGCAGCGTCTACGAACATTTGCTGAGGTTGGACCTGAGCTTCCATCTTTCAAGGCAGACAGGAGGCTTGACCAGGGCCATTGATCGTGGAACCAAGGGCATCAGCTTCTTGCTGACAGCCATGGTCTTCCACATCTTCCCCACAGCACTAGAAATTTCCCTCGTCTGTGGTATTTTGACATACCAATATGGTTGGCAATTTGCTCTCATCACCGGCACCACCATGACCGCCTACTCCGTCTTCACCATCATGACCACCTCCTGGCGCACAAAATTCAGGAAGCAAGCCAACGCCGCCGATAATAAAGCCGCAACCGTTGCTGTCGACTCCATGATCAACTACGAAGCAGTCAAGTACTTCAACAACGAAAAGTACGAAGTATCCCGCTACGACAATGCCCTCAAAGACTACGAAAAGGCCTCCATCAAAGTCGCCACCTCGCTCGCCTTCCTCAACTCGGGTCAAAACATCATCTTCTCCTCCGCGCTAACCGCCATGATGTACTTGGCCGCCAACGGCGTCGCAACCGGTAACCTCACCGTCGGCGACCTCGTCATGGTCAATCAACTCGTCTTCCAACTGAGCGTGCCCCTCAACTTCCTCGGCTCCATGTACCGCGAATTGCGCCAGTCCCTCCTCGACATGGAAACCCTCTTCAACCTCCAAAAAGTAAACGTTGCCGTAAAGGATAAACCAAATGCGCCACCCCTGGCCCTCAAGACAGGAGAAATCAAGTTCGAAAACGTAACCTTTGGATACCGCCCCGACCGCCCCATTCTCAAGAACCTAAATCTCACTATCCCTGCTGGCAAAAAAGTTGCAATTGTTGGTCCTAGCGGCTGTGGCAAATCTACCATCCTTCGCCTATTGTTCAGATACTATGATGCGCAGGAAGGTCGCATTTTGATCGACGGCCAGGATATTCGCAATGTGCAGCTTGATAGCTTGCGCAGGGCTATTGGTGTCGTTCCTCAGGATACACCATTGTTCAATAACACGATTCAGCACAACATCCATTACGGTAACTTAGATGCTACACAAGACCAAGTGATTGAAGCGGCAAGGCGCGCGAGGATCGATGAGAGTATTGCACGCTTTCCCGATGGCTACGACACCATGGTTGGTGAGCGGGGCATGATGATTTCAGGTGGTGAGAAGCAGAGGTTGGCAGTTGCGAGGTTGATATTGAAGGACCCACCGTTTTTATTCTTTGATGAAGCG ACTTCGGCTTTGGATACGCATACAGAGCAGGCGCTACTCTCGCACATCAACTCCCTTGTCAAGGAGAAGAAACGCACCTCCGTCTTCGTTGCGCATCGACTCCGTACCATTTATGACTCTGATATTATCATTGTGTTGCGTGAGGGTACTGTGGCTGAGAGCGGAACCCATCAGAATCTTATTGATCGTGATGGCTTGTATAGTGAGCTTTGGAGTGCGCAAGAAACAATGTTTGTCGAGAAGGAAGGTGAGGACGAGGTTATGGTCGAGAAAAAGTAG
- a CDS encoding TadD, Flp pilus assembly protein TadD: MSRRDFLSMPAPENYVAGLGRGATGFTTRSDLGPAREGPSEEQMKEMLAKRAASLGQAAPSAYGVTEKKEEERDEEEDRFQDPDNEVGLFSSGMNYDKEDDEADRIYQEVDEKMDKRRRARREAREQQERDEYERNNPKIQLQFADLKRALGGVSEEEWAALPEVGDMTGKAKRAREARMANSRSYAVPDSVLAAASKSGELDTSISSDADGMTTNLASIGAAQLSALTVRLDSAASAPGSQTTTTSGTTTSVDPKGYMTALSRKEAMGGEVPVEDINRARVLLESAVKTNIHNGPGYVALARLEEVAGKIHTAKKVIARGCELCPKSIVVWEEAIRLNRDNLHNAKIIAANGIKQNPKAVKLWEAAIDLEQTQAARKKVTRQALDHNPQSVELWKTLINDTEELDAVRLLFAKATETIPLAEELWVSYARVSEPEAAQQILNKARKAIPTSWAIWIHACRLQEELGKVDMLDMIMSRAVKSLIKENAMIKREEWIAQAEICEEQGDKGTAAAIIKATVGWGLDEDDDRRDVWLEDARSVLNRNKPETARAILGFAVAVFPYSTTVWHASTDLEKHHGTTDTLLNVLERAVNACPNSESLWLLYAREMWQSGNPEGARKVLGRSFEALPGNEMLYTRAVDFEVDAGNFDEARQFLKVARESAATDRIFMKSAVLERQLENYETAIDICNQGLQNWPGSWKLHAVKGQVYEQLSKLPEAHEAFSIGTRAVPKAPVLYILLSRLQVKQGAVVKARSTLDRGRQQNPTSEDILLEQVRLERRQNNMNAAQQLMAGALQKCPNSGKLWAEKIMHLENRTQRKPRALEAIKKVEKDAQLFVVVARIFWSERRLDKAATWFVKAVTLDSDYGDAWVWYYKFLEQHGTEEKKQDTLSKVALAEPKHGEIWQSVAKDPKNARLGVEEVLKLAAQNAE, encoded by the exons ATGAGTCGACGTGACTTCTTGTCCATGCCCGCGCCCGAAAACTATGTGGCTGGTTTGGGCAGAGGAGCTACGGGCTTCACGACCCGGAGTGACTTGGGTCCTGCTCGTGAGGGGCCGTCAGAGGAGCAAATGAAGGAGATGCTGGCAAAGCGTGCGGCATCCTTGGGTCAAGCAGCGCCTTCTGCGTATGGAGTCACagaaaagaaggaggaggagagagacgaggaagaagacCGATTCCAGGATCCTGACAATGAGGTCGGCCTATTCTCAAGTGGTATGAACTACGACAAGGAGGACGATGAGGCAGACCGCATCTACCAGGAAGTAGACGAGAAAATGGACAAACGCCGCCGAGCCAGAAG GGAAGCTCGAGAGCAACAAGAACGTGACGAATACGAACGTAACAACCCGAAAATCCAGCTTCAGTTCGCCGATTTAAAACGAGCCCTCGGTGGCGTTTCGGAGGAGGAGTGGGCAGCGCTGCCAGAAGTTGGAGACATGACAGGAAAAGCAAAGCGTGCACGTGAAGCTCGTATGGCCAACTCGCGGTCATATGCTGTTCCGGATAGTGTATTGGCCGCCGCATCGAAAAGCGGTGAACTTGATACCTCGATATCTTCCGACGCTGATGGCATGACTACCAACCTTGCGAGTATCGGTGCTGCTCAGCTGTCTGCGCTGACTGTACGACTCGACTCGGCGGCGAGTGCGCCTGGCTCGCAAACCACGACGACTTCAGGGACAACAACATCTGTAGACCCCAAAGGATACATGACTGCTCTGAGCAGGAAGGAGGCAATGGGTGGTGAAGTGCCAGTAGAAGATATTAACAGAGCCCGCGTTCTGCTAGAGTCGGCCGTCAAGACCAACATACACAATGGTCCTGGTTACGTTGCGCTGGCACGCCTCGAAGAGGTGGCTGGAAAGATTCATACTGCTAAAAAGGTTATTGCTCGGGGATGCGAATTGTGCCCGAAATCCATCGTCGTTTGGGAGGAGGCTATCCGGTTGAATCGCGACAATCTGCACAACGCGAAAATCATCGCAGCGAACGGCATCAAACAGAACCCTAAGGCTGTGAAGCTGTGGGAAGCTGCAATTGACCTGGAACAGACACAGGCAGCCAGAAAAAAGGTTACCCGTCAGGCTTTGGATCATAATCCTCAGAGTGTGGAGCTGTGGAAGACACTCATCAACGACACAGAAGAGTTGGATGCCGTTCGCCTCCTATTCGCCAAAGCAACAGAGACCATACCACTCGCTGAAGAGTTATGGGTTTCTTACGCGCGTGTTTCAGAACCGGAAGCTGCACAACAGATTCTTAACAAAGCGCGCAAGGCCATCCCAACCAGTTGGGCCATTTGGATTCACGCCTGCAGACTCCAAGAAGAGCTTGGCAAGGTGGATATGTTGGACATGATTATGAGCCGAGCTGTCAAATCCCTTATCAAAGAGAACGCCATGATCAAGCGGGAAGAGTGGATTGCACAGGCGGAGATTTGTGAGGAGCAAGGGGACAAGGGAACAGCAGCTGCCATAATCAAGGCAACTGTTGGCTGGGGTCtcgacgaggacgacgatCGCAGGGATGTGTGGCTAGAAGACGCTAGGAGTGTTTTGAACAGGAACAAGCCAGAGACAGCTAGAGCGATCCTGGGTTTCGCTGTCGCCGTCTTCCCGTACAGCACCACAGTTTGGCACGCGTCTACGGATCTTGAAAAGCACCATGGCACGACGGACACACTGCTGAATGTTCTGGAACGCGCGGTAAACGCTTGCCCGAACTCGGAGTCTCTGTGGTTGCTGTACGCTCGAGAGATGTGGCAGTCAGGAAACCCTGAGGGTGCTCGCAAGGTTTTGGGCCGAAGTTTCGAGGCTCTACCAGGTAACGAAATGCTGTACACTCGCGCCGTCGACTTCGAAGTAGACGCTGGTAATTTCGATGAGGCTCGACAGTTCCTCAAAGTGGCCCGTGAATCAGCTGCTACTGACCGAATCTTCATGAAGTCTGCGGTGCTCGAGCGACAGCTAGAGAATTACGAGACTGCGATCGACATTTGCAATCAGGGACTGCAAAACTGGCCGGGTAGCTGGAAGTTGCATGCTGTCAAGGGACAGGTGTATGAGCAGTTATCGAAGCTGCCTGAAGCTCACGAGGCCTTCAGTATCGGTACACGTGCGGTACCAAAAGCGCCAGTTCTGTACATCCTCCTCTCCCGTCTACAAGTCAAGCAGGGCGCGGTTGTTAAAGCGAGATCAACGCTAGATCGTGGCCGACAGCAGAACCCAACGAGCGAGGATATACTTCTTGAGCAGGTCCGACTGGAGCGTCGCCAAAACAACATGAATGCTGCTCAGCAACTCATGGCTGGTGCTCTGCAAAAGTGCCCCAACTCAGGTAAACTGTGGGCGGAGAAGATCATGCACCTTGAAAATCGTACGCAGCGGAAGCCGCGTGCACTTGAAGCCAtcaagaaggtcgagaaGGATGCACAACTATTCGTTGTTGTTGCACGTATCTTCTGGTCTGAGCGACGACTTGACAAGGCGGCAACGTGGTTCGTCAAGGCAGTCACTCTCGACAGCGACTATGGCGACGCGTGGGTATGGTACTACAAGTTTTTGGAGCAGCACGGCACCGAAGAAAAGAAGCAGGACACATTGTCCAAGGTTGCGTTGGCTGAGCCCAAGCATGGAGAAATATGGCAGTCGGTGGCTAAAGACCCGAAGAATGCACGTCTGGGCGTTGAGGAGGTTCTCAAGCTTGCGGCGCAGAACGCAGAGTAG
- a CDS encoding AIM24 domain containing protein, protein MLRPAASPWASLYHTRPVAVRRIPIAARCINISTTNSSAEPALQQAVNVEGTATPMHTPDARFDVIGTPFSLLSVSLSASQTLYTRRGTLVGLSGKSENTLSTLSFLEPFRRAPVGIPFLYQKVSSTSPVTALISTKSPISSIVSVNLDGRDDWIVSQRNALLAWTGHTLSLKPQYNVKLGLANWGNTYITGRGLLALAGSGQIYQVQVKAGETYVAHPSNVVAYTASNTPPIPFRFKSSNIRFQVPHLGLGSLIESSRFFRTMSQTATWRTLATAFHTLKTWLRRTVWGDRLFLRFQGPATMLLQSRASRISDVLTLRDVDEIADSPPGAVLDAVERKIKDEIKSIGEGTKAPIPNTDASGTIRYATIKEGKAEFEKPAVK, encoded by the exons ATGCTACGACCGGCTGCCTCGCCCTGGGCTTCCTTGTACCATACCCGGCCTGTTGCTGTACGGCGGATACCAATTGCTGCGCGATGCATCAACATATCCACCACAAATTCGTCTGCTGAGCCGGCGCTGCAGCAGGCTGTGAATGTTGAGGGCACGGCCACGCCTATGCATACTCCAG ACGCCCGCTTCGACGTCATCGGCACACCCTTTTCACTCCTCTCCGTCTCCCTGTCCGCTTCACAAACGCTCTACACCCGCCGCGGAACTCTGGTTGGCCTCAGCGGGAAATCAGAAAACACACTATCCACACTCTCGTTCCTTGAGCCCTTCCGAAGAGCACCAGTCGGTATCCCCTTTCTCTACCAGAAAGTGTCGTCCACCAGCCCCGTCACAGCCCTCATATCGACTAAATCACCCATATCAAGTATAGTCTCGGTCAACTTGGACGGAAGAGATGACTGGATTGTTAGCCAAAGAAATGCTTTGCTCGCGTGGACGGGCCACACGTTGAGCCTCAAGCCCCAGTACAATGTGAAGCTGGGCCTGGCCAATTGGGGCAACACATACATCACTGGTCGAGGGCTGCTAGCACTTGCTGGCAGTGGGCAGATATATCAGGTGCAAGTCAAGGCTGGCGAGACCTACGTCGCCCATCCAAG CAATGTGGTCGCATACACGGCCTCCAACACACCACCGATTCCTTTCCGCTTCAAGTCTTCCAATATCCGCTTCCAGGTCCCACATCTCGGTCTCGGTTCGTTGATTGAGAGCAGCAGATTCTTTAGGACCATGAGCCAGACGGCGACATGGCGGACCCTAGCCACGGCGTTCCACACTCTCAAGACATGGCTGCGGAGGACAGTATGGGGTGACAGG CTCTTCCTGCGATTCCAAGGCCCAGCCACCATGCTCCTCCAGTCACGGGCTTCACGCATCAGCGACGTTCTCACCCTGAGGGACGTGGACGAGATTGCTGATAGTCCGCCAGGCGCGGTTCTGGACGCTGTTGAGAGGAAAATCAAGGACGAGATCAAGTCGATTGGAGAGGGCACAAAGGCACCTATACCCAACACAGATGCCTCGGGCACTATCAGGTATGCCACCATTAAGGAGGGCAAGGCCGAGTTTGAGAAACCGGCGGTTAAGTAG